A window from Eubalaena glacialis isolate mEubGla1 chromosome 1, mEubGla1.1.hap2.+ XY, whole genome shotgun sequence encodes these proteins:
- the LOC133100338 gene encoding LOW QUALITY PROTEIN: F-box only protein 7-like (The sequence of the model RefSeq protein was modified relative to this genomic sequence to represent the inferred CDS: substituted 1 base at 1 genomic stop codon) — MQDEQLRDSFQGQAAQSDVWNDGSRSGPSQNFEAESIPDVVDMEEGTGFYPSEPMLCSESVEGQVPHSLETLYQSADCSNPSDALIVSIHLLVLESGYIPQGTEAKAVSVLETWRSGGVYKLQYTHPLCEGGSAAVSCVPLGNLIVINATLKINNEIRSVKRLQLLPESFICKQESGENVAKSYKDLQKLSRLFKDQLVYPLLAFTRQALNLPDVFGLVVLPLELKLRIFXLLVVRSVLSLSAVCHDLCIASNDQLLWRCVYLRDFRDDTVRGRDTDWKELYKKRHKQRKEAQRGRHVMFLPLSPHPIPFYPNPLHPRPFPPSSLLPPGIIGGEYDERLTLPYVGDPMNSLIHGPGETPRQFPPLRPRFDPIGPLPGPNPILPGRGGPNDRFPLRPSRGRPTDNRLPFM; from the coding sequence ATGCAGGATGAACAACTGCGTGATTCATTCCAAGGACAGGCAGCCCAATCTGATGTCTGGAATGATGGCAGTAGGTCAGGACCTAGTCAAAATTTTGAAGCTGAGTCAATTCCAGATGTTGTGGATATGGAAGAGGGCACAGGTTTCTATCCCTCAGAACCAATGCTCTGCAGCGAATCGGTGGAAGGGCAAGTGCCACATTCATTAGAGACCCTGTATCAGTCAGCTGACTGTTCTAACCCCAGTGATGCCCTGATAGTATCCATACATCTTCTCGTGTTGGAGTCGGGTTACATACCTCAGGGGACTGAAGCCAAAGCTGTGTCCGTGCTGGAGACTTGGAGGTCGGGGGGCGTGTATAAGCTGCAGTACACACATCCTCTCTGCGAGGGTGGCTCTGCTGCTGTCAGCTGTGTGCCTTTGGGAAACCTCATCGTCATAAATGCTacactaaaaatcaacaatgagattagaagtgtgaaaagactgcagctgctgcCAGAATCTTTTATTTGCAAACAGGAATCAGGGGAAAATGTAGCCAAGTCATACAAAGATCTTCAGAAGCTCTCTCGCCTCTTCAAGGACCAGCTGGTGTATCCTCTTCTGGCTTTTACCCGACAAGCACTGAACCTACCAGATGTATTTGGGTTGGTAGTCCTCCCATTGGAGCTGAAACTGCGGATCTTCTGACTTTTGGTTGTTCGTTCTGTCCTGTCTTTGTCTGCAGTTTGTCATGACCTCTGTATTGCTTCAAATGACCAACTTCTGTGGAGGTGTGTATATCTGCGGGATTTTCGAGATGATACTGTCAGAGGTCGAGACACAGATTGGAAAGAACTGTACAAGAAGAGgcacaaacaaagaaaagaagctcagagagggcgGCATGTGATGTTCCTGCCATTGTCACCCCACCCCATTCCATTCTACCCCAACCCCTTGCACCCCAGGCCTTTTCCTCCcagttctctccttcctccaggaaTTATTGGTGGTGAATATGATGAAAGACTAACCCTTCCTTATGTTGGGGATCCAATGAATTCACTCATCCATGGGCCTGGGGAGACACCCAGACAGTTCCCTCCACTCAGACCACGTTTTGACCCAATCGGCCCCCTTCCAGGACCTAACCCCATCTTGCCAGGGCGAGGTGGCCCCAATGACAGATTTCCCTTAAGACCTAGCAGGGGTCGGCCAACTGACAACCGGCTACCATTCATGTGA